A stretch of the Candidatus Curtissbacteria bacterium genome encodes the following:
- a CDS encoding nucleoside monophosphate kinase yields the protein MKLIFLGPQGSGKSTQAKMLAEKLNLPYVEMGQILRDKAEDNDEDAAKIRYALETGNLVPNEITIEALKQRLEKPDAKGGFVLDGYPRNITQLEQLPYKADKAIYVKVSDDEALTRLTKRGRHDDSEDIIKRRLELFHSETEPLISEFEKSGMLIEIDGERTIEEIHEDIRARVQENEDGKK from the coding sequence ATGAAACTAATATTTCTTGGCCCTCAGGGATCAGGAAAATCGACGCAGGCAAAAATGCTTGCAGAGAAATTAAATTTGCCTTACGTCGAAATGGGCCAAATTCTTAGGGATAAAGCCGAAGACAATGACGAAGATGCGGCAAAAATTAGATACGCGCTCGAAACAGGAAATCTTGTTCCGAACGAAATAACAATAGAAGCACTCAAACAAAGGTTAGAGAAACCAGACGCAAAAGGTGGTTTTGTTTTGGACGGTTATCCAAGAAACATAACCCAACTTGAACAGCTGCCTTACAAAGCAGACAAAGCAATTTACGTTAAGGTGTCGGACGATGAGGCGCTCACAAGGCTCACAAAAAGGGGAAGGCATGATGACAGCGAAGATATTATAAAAAGAAGACTGGAATTATTTCATTCGGAAACTGAACCACTTATTTCTGAATTTGAAAAAAGTGGAATGTTAATTGAAATCGACGGCGAAAGAACTATTGAGGAAATTCACGAAGACATAAGGGCAAGAGTACAAGAAAATGAAGATGGTAAAAAATGA